A window from Gasterosteus aculeatus chromosome 14, fGasAcu3.hap1.1, whole genome shotgun sequence encodes these proteins:
- the slc30a5 gene encoding proton-coupled zinc antiporter SLC30A5, which yields MEDKYSSNVLSRGKLGMVEVPNSRLTRYIVLLVVTKVLKALGIFESYDILKVVHIVQFIFILKLGSAVVLLFFQKPFSSGKVISKRQWIKLLKHAVFSCVISLLGFFGLTLCGPLRTLLLFEHSDVVVIALLGVLFTSSGGGPSKTRGAALFIIAVICLLLFDNDDLMAKMAEHPEGHHDSALTHFLYTAIAFLGVADHKGGVVLLVASLLLKVGFHTASRKLSVEIGGAKRLYALDNLVSAIVLLPWVVVLSLTTDSKVESWSSLILPFGMIILSVTILEFYVEAICNTKMETPRCARYGAIALFLSALLLANFWTHPLTDQLRSMSKPPQQVSTEHVLSGGVIVSAIFFIMSSSILSSPSKKGQKGTLVGYSPEGTPLYNFMGDALQHTSQSLPRFIKDSLKQILEEYDSRQIFYFLCLNLAFTFVELFYGVWTNSLGLISDGFHMLFDCSALVLGLFAALMSRWKATRIFSYGYGRVEILSGFINGLFLMVIAFFVFVESVSRVLDPPNINTDMLTPVSVGGLLVNLVGICAFSHAHAHAHGGKTCPSNDHGHSHHGHSHSEHGHSHGGHGHGGHGHGGHGPPPGSAGGGMNANMRGVFLHVLADTLGSVGVIISTILIRQFGWLIADPICSLFIATLIFLSVIPLLKDACEVLLLRIPPEIEKELNSALEKVEKIEGVLSYRDPHFWRHSANIMAGTIHLQIMAGVVEQRIVQQVTAILKDAGVNNLSVQVEKEAYFQHMSGLSTGFQEVLAMTQQMESMKYLNDGTCIM from the exons ATGGAAGACAAATACAGCAGCAACGTGCTGTCCAGGGGGAAACTGGGCATGGTGGAAGTACCCAATTCCAG GTTAACCAGATACATCGTTTTACTGGTCGTCACCAAGGTCCTCAAGGCTCTGGGGATCTTTGAATCTTATGATATCCTCAAGGTTGTTCACATTGTCCAGTTCATCTTCATACTAAAATTAGG GAGTGCTGTTGTTCTGCTTTTCTTCCAAAAGCCTTTCTCCTCAGGCAAAGTCATCTCTAAGAGACAG tgGATAAAGTTACTAAAGCATGCTGTTTTCAGCTGTGTCATATCCCTTCTGGGCTTCTTCGGTCTGACTCTCTGTGGCCCTCTAAG GACCTTGTTGCTTTTTGAGCACAGCGATGTGGTGGTCATTGCTCTCCTCGGTGTCCTGTTCACAAGCTCCGGAGGGGGGCCGTCCAAG ACCAGAGGCGCCGCTCTCTTCATCATCGCCGtgatctgcctcctcctctttgacaACGACGATCTCATggcaaagatggcggagcacc CCGAGGGCCATCATGACAGCGCGCTCACTCATTTCCTCTACACAGCCATCGCATTTTTAGGGGTTGCAGATCATAAA GGGGGCGTAGTGCTGCTGGTGGCCTCCCTGCTCCTGAAGGTGGGCTTTCACACGGCCTCCAGGAAACTGTCAGTGGAAATTGGGGGCGCGAAGCGCCTCTACGCCCTCGACAACTTGGTTTCGGCTATTGTGCTGCTCCCCTGGGTCGTAGTGCTCTCATTAACCACAGAC AGTAAAGTAGAATCCTGGTCGTCCCTCATTCTGCCATTTGGGATGATCATCCTCTCCGTGACCATCCTGGAGTTTTACGTGGAGGCCATCTGCAACACTAAGATGGAGACGCCCAGGTGCGCCCGCTACGGCGCCATCGCCCTCTTCCTCAGTGCCCTGCTGCTGGCGAACTTCTGGACCCACCCGCTGACCGACCAGCTGCGCTCCATGAGCAAACCGCCCCAGCAGGTCAGCACAGAGCATGTGCTCTCGGGAGGAGTGATAGTCAGTGCCATCTTCTTCATCATGT CTTCCAGTATTCTCTCATCTCCATCAAAGAAAGGTCAGAAAGGCACCCTGGTGGGTTACTCGCCTGAAGGGACCCCTCTGTACAACTTCATGGGTGACGCCCTGCAGCACACATCTCAGTCGCTCCCACGGTTCATCAAAGACTCCTTGAAACAGATCCTAGAGGAATACGATTCCAGACAGATCTTCTACTTCCTGTGTCTCAACCTG GCTTTCACCTTCGTGGAGCTGTTCTATGGTGTTTGGACCAACAGTCTGGGACTGATCTCTGACGGCTTCCACATGCTGTTTGACTGCTCTGCATTAGTCCTCGGCCTGTTCGCTGCCCTCATGTCGCGCTGGAAAGCCACCAGGATCTTCTCCTATGG GTACGGTCGTGTGGAAATACTTTCTGGATTCATCAACGGCCTGTTCCTGATGGTCATcgctttctttgtctttgtggaGTCAGTAAGCCGTGTGCTGGATCCTCCCAATATAAACACAGACATGCTGACT CCGGTGTCTGTGGGAGGGCTACTGGTCAACCTGGTGGGCATCTGCGCCTTCAGCCACGCTCACGCTCACGCCCACGGCGGCAAAACGTGCCCGTCGAACGACCACGGCCACTCGCACCACGGCCACTCCCACAGCGAGCACGGCCACTCCCACGGGGGACACGGCCACGGCGGGCACGGCCACGGCGGGCACGGGCCGCCCCCCGGCTCCGCGGGTGGAGGCATGAACGCTAACATGAGAG gtgttttcctccacGTCCTGGCTGACACTTTGGGCAGCGTCGGTGTGATCATCTCCACCATCCTCATCCGTCAGTTCGGCTGGTTGATCGCCGACCCCATTTGCTCGCTCTTCATCGCCACGCTCATTTTTCTCAGCGTCATCCCTCTGCTGAAGGACGCGTGCGAGGTTCTTCTTCTACGAATTCCCCCAGAAATTGAGAAGGAATTGAACAGTGCGCTGGAAAAG GTTGAGAAGATCGAAGGAGTTTTGTCGTACAGAGACCCTCATTTCTGGAGGCATTCAGCCAACATCATGGCTGGGACCATCCACCTCCAGATCATGGCCGGCGTGGTGGAGCAGAGGATCGTACAGCAG GTGACGGCCATTTTGAAAGACGCCGGGGTGAATAATCTGTCCGTGCAGGTGGAAAAGGAGGCCTACTTCCAGCACATGTCTGGGCTCAGTACAGGATTTCAGGAAGTTCTGGCAATGACGCAGCAGATGGAGTCCATGAAATACCTGAACGACGGGACCTGTATCATGTAA
- the LOC120832365 gene encoding annexin A1, with protein sequence MSFFKKFFKDVLRKADPADDTVKVKDNPKPKYYGTVTPYPNFNASQDAATLQSAIKSKGVDEDVIIAILVKRNNEQRQKIKVVYEASTGKKLEADLKSVLRSDFEDVCLALLMDPTHYDAHLLRKATKGFGTHEDILVEILATRSNQEIREIKRVFNEVYKTELETVIQDETGGDFTSALLAMLKANKDESKEVDMSLAQKDAEILFEAGEKTKGINISVFIDILTKRSAPQLSKTFQQYATVSDVKLPKALEMELRGDIEKCLIDIVKCSWNTPAFFAEKLHLAMKGIGTHDHTLIRVLVSRSEVDLKKIVEEYRAMYSVSLQDDIVKDTKGHYQAILLGLCGAP encoded by the exons ATGTCTTTCTTCAAGAAATTCTTCAAAGATGTTCTCCGTAAAGCAGACCCAGCCGACGACACCGTTAAA GTGAAGGATAATCCTAAACCAAAGTACTATGGAACAGTCACTCCGTATCCAAACTTCAATGCCAGCCAAGACGCCGCCACCCTCCAGAGCGCCATCAAGAGTAAAG GCGTGGACGAGGATGTGATCATTGCAATCCTGGTGAAGAGAAACAACGAGCAGAGACAGAAGATCAAAGTGGTTTATGAAGCGTCCACTGGGAAG AAGCTGGAAGCAGATCTGAAGTCTGTTCTCAGGTCAGATTTCGAGGACGTGTGTCTGGCTCTGCTCATGGACCCGACTCACTATGATGCCCACCTGCTCAGGAAGGCCACAAAG GGTTTCGGCACGCATGAAGACATTCTGGTGGAGATTCTGGCAACAAGATCAAACCAAGAGATTCGAGAGATTAAAAGGGTCTTCAACGAAG TGTACAAAACAGAGCTGGAGACGGTCATTCAGGATGAAACCGGTGGTGACTTCACCTCGGCCCTCCTGGCCATGTTGAAAGCAAACAAAGACGAGAGCAAGGAAGTCGACATGAGTCTGGCCCAAAAGGACGCTGAG ATTCTGTTCGAGGCCGGTGAGAAAACCAAAGGAATCAATATTTCTGTCTTCATCGACATCCTGACCAAGCGGAGCGCGCCGCAGCTCTCAAAGA CATTCCAGCAGTACGCCACCGTCAGTGACGTCAAGTTGCCTAAAGCCCTGGAAATGGAGCTAAGGGGAGACATTGAGAAATGTCTCATTGACATTG TGAAATGCTCCTGGAACACACCCGCTTTCTTTGCAGAGAAGCTCCATCTGGCTATGAag GGCATCGGCACACACGATCACACACTGATCAGGGTGCTGGTTAGCCGCTCCGAGGTCGACCTGAAGAAGATTGTGGAGGAATACAGGGCCATGTATAGTGTCAGCTTACAGGATGACATAGTG AAAGACACTAAAGGACATTATCAGGCTATTCTGCTTGGACTGTGTGGAGCTCCCTGA
- the tmc2a gene encoding transmembrane channel-like protein 2-A, with product MPRKRDTVSNDDVEIEVDGDLSGSDDDGPQRRPNRRQGAGRGGAKGRGRGKKAASEDEDEDDEDEAPRGRRVANKKKPTKKRGGDEEDDSEDEAPKRKKKGAANRKRGGKAQESDEEDSDVGKGRKGKKGGGKKGGKEAEDTKGKKGDDKGKDKGKDKGKDKGKDKGKDNDKDKKKKKKDDSSSDANSDSEEEESLSEGEMAQLLEEVEEKKKLIATIRNKPWRMKRRLLDLKEAQEFVDKFEGALGKGKGRKWFAYKVMMKKKWIKFQRDFENFRTACIPWERKIKDVESHFGSSVASYFIFLRWMYGMNLVLFGFTFGLVVIPEVLMGLPYGSIPRKTVPRAEQDTAQDYSVLMDFNGYCKYSVLFYGYYNDQRTIGLLKFRLPLSYLMVGIGTFGYSLMVVIRTMAKNADVGGGDGDESEFTFAWKMFTSWDYLIGNSETADNKYASITTSFKESIVDEQENQKDENIHLRRFLRVLANFFITCSLGGSGYLIYFVVKRSQEFANRTDLSWYEKNELEIIMSLLGLVCPPLFETIAELEDYHPRIALKWQLGRIFALFLGNLYTFLFALFDEVNTKLEEEGAIKNASIWAMKEYYANYTLLLNGTGATPPPMSPADVIRGPCWETAVGIEFVKLTVSDIQVSYLTILIGDFARAVIVRFLNYCWCWDLEAGFPSYGEFDISGNVLGLVFNQGMIWMGAFYAPGLVGINVLRLLSSMYYQCWAVMATNVPHERVFKASKSNNFYMGLLLLILFLSLLPVVYTIMTLPPSFDCGPFSGKAKMFDVIMETIDLDLPAFLGTLFSYAANPGLIIPAVLLMVLAIYYLNSVSEAYQNANMELKKKMQMARDEEKNRRNNTDSTNQVMKDLEDLLPNRSLQPPPPPQPEKKPQPESKPTKTKPGTASKGVNLERDVALASPNPNGRGPVSRPPGPRGPAPMPGDGPGRGRGRGRGAPPR from the exons ATGCCGAGAAAAAGAGACACAGTTTCCAACGATGATG TTGAGATCGAGGTCGACGGGGATCTGAGCGGCAGCGATG ACGACGGACCCCAGAGGAGACCCAACAGGAGGCAGGGAGCCGGACGAGGAGGCGCCAAAGGAAGAGGCCGGGGGAAAAAGGCAGCCAGtgaggatgaagacgaggacgatgaagatgaagctcCAAGGGGACGCAGGGTAGCGAACAAAAAGAAGCCCACCAAGAAACGCGGGGGTGACGAAGAGGATGACAGCGAGGACGAAGCTCctaagaggaagaagaaaggagcagccaacaggaagagaggaggcaAAGCTCAGGAGAGCGATGAAGAGGACAGCGATGtggggaaggggaggaaggggaagaagggAGGGGGCAAGAAAGGGGGGAAAGAGGCGGAGGACACTAAGGGCAAGAAGGGGGATGACAAAGGGAAGGACAAGGGGAAGGACAAGGGGAAGGACAAGGGGAAAGACAAGGGGAAGGACAACGacaaggacaagaagaagaagaaaaaggacgaCAG TTCATCTGATGCCAACTCAGACTCTGAAGAGGAGGAATCCTTGTCAGAGGGAGAGATGGCGCAGCtgttggaggaggtggaggagaagaagaagctgattGCCACCATCAGGAACAAGCcatggaggatgaagaggaggctcTTAGACTTGAA GGAGGCTCAAGAATTCGTGGATAAGTTTGAAGGAGCGTTGGGAAAAGGAAAGGGCAGGAAGTGGTTTGCCTACAAAGTGATGATGAAAAAG AAATGGATCAAGTTCCAGAGAGATTTTGAGAATTTCAGAACAGCCTGTATCCCGTGGGAGAGGAAAATCAAAGATGTGGAGA GTCACTTTGGGTCGTCTGTGGCGTCTTACTTTATCTTCCTGCGCTGGATGTACGGCATGAATCTGGTGCTTTTCGGTTTCACTTTCGGACTGGTGGTCATCCCCGAG GTTCTGATGGGCCTTCCCTACGGGTCCATTCCCAGGAAGACTGTTCCCAGAGCTGAGCAGGACACCGCTCAAGACTACTCTGTCCTCATGGACTTCAAC GGCTACTGCAAGTATTCAGTCCTGTTCTACGGCTATTACAACGACCAGAGGACCATCGGCTTGCTGAAGTTCAGGCTGCCTCTGTCCTACCTCATGGTTGGAATCGGGACCTTCGGCTACAGCCTGATGGTTGTGATCCGCAC catGGCCAAGAACGCCGATGTCGGCGGTGGAGACGGAGACGAAAGCGAGTTCACATTTGCCTGGAAGATGTTCACCAGCTGGGATTACCTCATCGGCAACTCAGAGACCGCTGACAACAAATACGCCTCCATCACCACCAGCTTCAAG GAGTCCATCGTGGATGAGCAGGAGAACCAGAAGGACGAGAACATCCACCTGCGCAGGTTCCTCAGGGTCTTGGCGAACTTCTTCATCACCTGCAGCCTCGGTGGCAGCGGATACCTCATCTACTTCGTGGTGAAGAGGTCTCAGGAGTTCGCCAACAGGACCGACCTCAGCTGGTACGAGAAGAACGAG TTGGAGATCATCATGTCTCTGCTGGGGCTGGTGTGTCCTCCCCTGTTTGAGACCATCGCTGAGCTGGAGGACTACCATCCACGAATCGCCCTCAAGTGGCAGCTCGGACGCATCTTTGCCCTCTTCCTGGGAAACCTCTACACCTTCCTGTTTGCCCTTTTTGACGAAGTCAACACCAAG ctggaagaagaaggagccATTAAGAACGCCAGCATCTGGGCCATGAAAGAGTACTACGCCAACTACACGCTTTTGCTCAACGGGACCGGGGCGACCCCGCCCCCCATGAGCCCCGCCGATGTCATCAGAGGACCCTGCTGGGAAACTGCAGTCGGCATT GAGTTCGTGAAGCTGACCGTCTCGGACATCCAGGTGTCCTATCTGACCATCCTGATCGGTGACTTTGCCAGAGCGGTCATCGTTCGCTTCCTCAACTACTGCTGGTGCTGGGACCTGGAGGCGGGATTT CCGTCATATGGAGAGTTTGACATCAGTGGTAATGTACTTGGATTGGTATTCAATCAAGGAATGATCTG GATGGGTGCGTTTTATGCTCCTGGGCTGGTCGGCATCAACGTGCTGCGCCTCCTCAGCTCCATGTACTATCAGTGTTGGGCCGTCATGGCCACCAACGTCCCACACGAGAGGGTCTTTAAGGCGTCCAAGTCCAACAACTTCTACATGGGtctgctgctcctcatcctcttcctcagtcTGCTGCCTGTCGTCTACACCATCATGACCCTGCCGCCTTCGTTTGACTGCGGCCCCTTCAG TGGGAAGGCGAAGATGTTCGATGTGATCATGGAGACCATCGACCTGGACCTGCCGGCCTTCTTGGGGACGCTTTTCAGCTACGCGGCCAACCCAGGCCTCATCATACCAGCTGTACTGCTCATGGT ACTGGCCATCTACTATCTGAACTCTGTGTCTGAGGCCTATCAAAACGCCAACatggagctgaagaagaagatgcaGATG GCTCGGGATGAAGAGAAGAATCGGAGGAACAACACGGACAGCACCAACCAGGTCATGAAAGACCTGGAGGACCTGCTGCCGAACCGATccctccagcctcctcctccacctcagccTG AAAAGAAGCCGCAGCCAGAATCAAAGCCAACGAAAACGAAGCCCGGGACGGCCAGCAAAGGCGTTAATCTGGAAAGAGACGTGGCTCTGGCATCGCCCAACCCCAACGGCCGAGGGCCGGTGAGCCGGCCGCCGGGGCCGAGAGGACCTGCGCCCATGCCGGGTGATGGGCCGGGCCGGGGCCGGGGCCGTGGGCGGGGGGCCCCTCCGAGATAG
- the LOC120832029 gene encoding AN1-type zinc finger protein 5 — protein sequence MQAPRRSTSFKKKTSFLGHAVHQPADIMAQETNQSLVPTPCANGCGFYGNPRTNGMCSVCHKEHLSRQNNGSVSTLTALGGSGGAAAEASAMQRLEATLNNAAAAAVAAAESAAEAAASAQAAASEAFSGVSTAVSVTQQMTEMSLSREEKGATGSKVELSEPVLTQPTCSAAHPSTADSDQSKEPEPQKPKKNRCFMCRKKLGLTGFDCRCGNLFCGIHRYSDKHNCPYDYKAEAADKIRKENPVVVAEKIQRI from the exons ATGCAGGCACCCCGTCGATCAACAAGTTTCAAGAAGAAAACATCGTTTCTCGGACACGCG GTACACCAGCCGGCAGACATCATGGCCCAGGAGACCAATCAGAGCCTAGTTCCTACACCCTGTGCTAATGGCTGTGGTTTCTATGGCAACCCTAGGACTAATGGCATGTGCTCTGTCTGCCACAAGGAGCACCTGTCGAGGCAGAACAATGGATCAGTCAGTACTTTGACTGCCCTTG gtggcagcggcggcgccgcaGCTGAGGCCTCTGCCATGCAGAGGTTAGAGGCCACCCTGAATAATGCCGCAGCAGCTGCGGTCGCTGCTGCAGAGTCGGCCGCCGAGGCCGCTGCCTCTGCTCAGGCTGCTGCCAGCGAGGCGTTCAG TGGCGTTTCAACTGCGGTGTCTGTAACGCAGCAGATGACTGAGATGAGTCTCTCCCGTGAGGAGAAAGGAGCAACAGGGAGCAAAGTAGAGCTCTCAGAGCCAG TTTTGACTCAGCCCACATGCTCAGCCGCTCACCCCTCCACCGCTGACAGTGACCAGTCCAAAGAGCCCGAGCCCCAAAAACCCAAGAAGAATCGCTGCTTTATGTGCCGCAAGAAGCTCGGCCTCACAG GTTTTGACTGCCGCTGTGGGAATCTGTTCTGTGGAATTCACCGTTACTCAGATAAGCACAACTGTCCGTACGACTACAAAGCCGAAGCTGCTGACAAGATTCGCAAAGAGAACCCCGTGGTGGTGGCTGAGAAGATCCAGAGAATATGA
- the ccnb1 gene encoding G2/mitotic-specific cyclin-B1 isoform X2, translated as MALRVTRNRLASTRPDLAGKACTAAGPAMKPRAALGEIGNIANNNKEVQKKLVKREPTKKTKPVTRKAVVEQPKPENVVPAKPEPKVQVEVLPEPASPTPMETSGCAPADLCQAFSDVMLHAAVRDVDADDYDNPMLCSEYVKDIYKYLRQLEVEQNVKPAYLQGQEVTGNMRAILIDWLVQVSLKFRLLQETMYMTVGIIDRFLQEKPVPKKQLQLVGVTAMFLASKYEEMYPPEISDFAYVTDRAYTTAQIRDMEMTILRVLKFQLGRPLPLQFLRRASKIHEVTAEQHTLAKYLLELTMVDYEMAHFPPSMVASASLALTLKILDAGDWDVTLQHYMDYTAESLIPVMSHIAKNVVKVNDGLTKHMAIKGKYSTSKQMRIACISQLKSSVLKDLASQLPQ; from the exons ATGGCTCTTCGAGTGACCAGA AACCGCTTGGCTTCCACCAGGCCCGACCTCGCTGGGAAGGCCTGCACGGCCGCCGGGCCCGCAATGAAGCCTCGAGCTGCGCTCGGAGAAATCGGAAACATCGCAAATAACAACAAAGAAGTTCAGAAGAAG CTTGTCAAGCGAGAGCCCACTAAGAAGACCAAACCAGTCACCAGGAAAGCAGTTGTTGAACAACCTAAACCAGAAAATGTTGTTCCTGCCAAGCCTGAGCCCAaggtgcaggtggag GTTCTCCCGGAGCCAGCATCCCCCACGCCAATGGAGACCTCTGGCTGCGCGCCCGCTGACCTCTGCCAAGCGTTTTCTGATGTCATGCTTCACGCCGCTGTCCGGGACGTGGATGCAGACGACTATGACAATCCCATGCTCTGCAGCGAATACGTCAAAGACATCTACAAGTACCTCAGACAACTTGAG GTCGAGCAGAACGTGAAACCCGCTTACCTGCAGGGTCAGGAGGTCACTGGTAACATGCGGGCCATTCTCATTGACTGGCTGGTGCAAGTGAGCCTGAAGTTCCGCCTACTGCAGGAGACCATGTACATGACTGTAGGAATCATTGACCGCTTTCTTCAG GAGAAACCGGTCCCCAAgaagcagctgcagctcgtcgGTGTGACTGCAATGTTCCTCGCTTCCAAATACGAGGAGATGTATCCACCTGAGATCTCCGACTTTGCCTACGTGACCGACCGGGCCTACACCACCGCCCAGATCCGAGACATGGAGATGACAATTCTGCGGGTGCTCAAGTTCCAACTGGGCCGCCCTCTTCCCCTTCAGTTCCTGAGAAGGGCGTCAAAGATTCACGAG GTAACTGCAGAGCAACACACGCTGGCCAAATACCTCCTGGAGCTCACCATGGTGGACTACGAGATGGCTCACTTCCCCCCTTCAATGGTGGCAAGCGCTTCGTTGGCTCTCACCCTCAAGATCTTGGACGCTGGCGACTGG GATGTGACACTGCAGCACTACATGGACTACACCGCAGAGAGTTTGATTCCTGTGATGTCACACATTGCCAAGAATGTTGTGAAGGTGAATGATGGGCTGACCAAGCACATG GCCATTAAAGGAAAGTACTCCACTTCCAAACAAATGCGGATTGCCTGCATCTCGCAGCTAAAGTCTTCGGTGTTGAAGGATTTGGCATCGCAGCTCcctcagtga
- the ccnb1 gene encoding G2/mitotic-specific cyclin-B1 isoform X1, with product MALRVTRNRLASTRPDLAGKACTAAGPAMKPRAALGEIGNIANNNKEVQKKLVKREPTKKTKPVTRKAVVEQPKPENVVPAKPEPKVQVEVEVLPEPASPTPMETSGCAPADLCQAFSDVMLHAAVRDVDADDYDNPMLCSEYVKDIYKYLRQLEVEQNVKPAYLQGQEVTGNMRAILIDWLVQVSLKFRLLQETMYMTVGIIDRFLQEKPVPKKQLQLVGVTAMFLASKYEEMYPPEISDFAYVTDRAYTTAQIRDMEMTILRVLKFQLGRPLPLQFLRRASKIHEVTAEQHTLAKYLLELTMVDYEMAHFPPSMVASASLALTLKILDAGDWDVTLQHYMDYTAESLIPVMSHIAKNVVKVNDGLTKHMAIKGKYSTSKQMRIACISQLKSSVLKDLASQLPQ from the exons ATGGCTCTTCGAGTGACCAGA AACCGCTTGGCTTCCACCAGGCCCGACCTCGCTGGGAAGGCCTGCACGGCCGCCGGGCCCGCAATGAAGCCTCGAGCTGCGCTCGGAGAAATCGGAAACATCGCAAATAACAACAAAGAAGTTCAGAAGAAG CTTGTCAAGCGAGAGCCCACTAAGAAGACCAAACCAGTCACCAGGAAAGCAGTTGTTGAACAACCTAAACCAGAAAATGTTGTTCCTGCCAAGCCTGAGCCCAaggtgcaggtggaggtggag GTTCTCCCGGAGCCAGCATCCCCCACGCCAATGGAGACCTCTGGCTGCGCGCCCGCTGACCTCTGCCAAGCGTTTTCTGATGTCATGCTTCACGCCGCTGTCCGGGACGTGGATGCAGACGACTATGACAATCCCATGCTCTGCAGCGAATACGTCAAAGACATCTACAAGTACCTCAGACAACTTGAG GTCGAGCAGAACGTGAAACCCGCTTACCTGCAGGGTCAGGAGGTCACTGGTAACATGCGGGCCATTCTCATTGACTGGCTGGTGCAAGTGAGCCTGAAGTTCCGCCTACTGCAGGAGACCATGTACATGACTGTAGGAATCATTGACCGCTTTCTTCAG GAGAAACCGGTCCCCAAgaagcagctgcagctcgtcgGTGTGACTGCAATGTTCCTCGCTTCCAAATACGAGGAGATGTATCCACCTGAGATCTCCGACTTTGCCTACGTGACCGACCGGGCCTACACCACCGCCCAGATCCGAGACATGGAGATGACAATTCTGCGGGTGCTCAAGTTCCAACTGGGCCGCCCTCTTCCCCTTCAGTTCCTGAGAAGGGCGTCAAAGATTCACGAG GTAACTGCAGAGCAACACACGCTGGCCAAATACCTCCTGGAGCTCACCATGGTGGACTACGAGATGGCTCACTTCCCCCCTTCAATGGTGGCAAGCGCTTCGTTGGCTCTCACCCTCAAGATCTTGGACGCTGGCGACTGG GATGTGACACTGCAGCACTACATGGACTACACCGCAGAGAGTTTGATTCCTGTGATGTCACACATTGCCAAGAATGTTGTGAAGGTGAATGATGGGCTGACCAAGCACATG GCCATTAAAGGAAAGTACTCCACTTCCAAACAAATGCGGATTGCCTGCATCTCGCAGCTAAAGTCTTCGGTGTTGAAGGATTTGGCATCGCAGCTCcctcagtga